CTGCAAGGGCTTTTACAATATCTCCTGAGTAACGAATACCTCCATCAGCTATTATAGGTATTTTATATTTTTTAGAAACTTTGAAACACTCCATTATAGCAGTAAGTTGTGGAACTCCAATTCCAGCAACTACTCTTGTTGTACATATTGATCCAGGTCCAATACCTACTTTAATTCCGTCCACATCTATTTTGGCAAGATCCTCTGTTGCTTCGGGAGTTGCTACATTTCCAACAACAAGTTCTACTTCTGGGTGTTTCTTTTTTATTAGGTTTGCTACATCAAGAACTCTTTTGGAATGGGCATGGGCGGTATCAATAACAATCACATCAACTTCAGCTTCTAATAATTTATAAAACCTTTCTTCCCAATCATCCCCTGTGCCAATTGCAGCTCCAACTCTTAATCTTCCTTTATCATCAATATTTGCATTGGGATGCTCAATTTTTTTCGATAAGTCTTTAAGAGTAATTAATCCCTTAAGTTTCCCATTATTATCAACGACAGGCAATTTTTCAATTTTATTTTCTATAAGAATTTTATGTGCTTCTTCAACTGTGATACCCTCTCTGCCAGTTATTACATTCTTTTTCATAATTTTTTCAATAGCAAGTTGTGAATTTTCTATATACCTTAAATCTCTTTTTGTTACTATCCCAACGAGAGTTTTGTCTTTTTTAACTATGGGAATACCGGATATATTATATTTTTCCATTACTTCTTTTGCCTTTTCAACTTTTTCTTCTGGTGAAAGAGTTATTGGTTCCTTTATAAACCAGCTTTCAAATCTTTTGACTCTTATTACTTCTTCTTTCTGCTCATCAGGACTAATATTTCTGTGAATTATTCCTATTCCACCCTCTTGTGCCATTGCAATTGCCATTTGAGATTCAGTAACTGTGTCCATAGCAGCAGATACAAAGGGAAGATTAAGCCCCACGTTTCTTGAAAATTTTGTTTTTAGATCAACCTCATGAGGCAAAACATTACTTTTACCTGGTAATATTAAAACATCATCAAAGGTTAAAGCTTTTTCAAAATTTCTCATTTTTATTTATAATATAAGATTGAGATGAAAGTCAAAAGGCTTTTGATATTTTTTCCGGTTTTAATCTTTATCTGTATTTTAATCTATATTTCTTATAACTTTGCAATATGGAAAACTAAAAAAGATATAGAAAAGAGATTGGAGGAATTTTTAATTGAAAATGTTGAAATAGAGGAATCATTTATAAATCTTTCCGGTTTTTATTTTAAAAATTTAAAAACAAGGTGGTTTCAAATTGAAAGATTTAATCTGGATTTTAATCTTTTTGCTCTTGTTTTTTTTAAAAATGCAGGATCACTTGATGTTG
This genomic interval from candidate division WOR-3 bacterium contains the following:
- the guaB gene encoding IMP dehydrogenase, with protein sequence MRNFEKALTFDDVLILPGKSNVLPHEVDLKTKFSRNVGLNLPFVSAAMDTVTESQMAIAMAQEGGIGIIHRNISPDEQKEEVIRVKRFESWFIKEPITLSPEEKVEKAKEVMEKYNISGIPIVKKDKTLVGIVTKRDLRYIENSQLAIEKIMKKNVITGREGITVEEAHKILIENKIEKLPVVDNNGKLKGLITLKDLSKKIEHPNANIDDKGRLRVGAAIGTGDDWEERFYKLLEAEVDVIVIDTAHAHSKRVLDVANLIKKKHPEVELVVGNVATPEATEDLAKIDVDGIKVGIGPGSICTTRVVAGIGVPQLTAIMECFKVSKKYKIPIIADGGIRYSGDIVKALAAGADCVMMGNLLAGTEESPGEIIIHEGKRYKTYRAMGSISAMKKGSKDRYFQDKAIKFVPEGVEGMVPYRGSVRDVLFQLAGGVRAGMGYIGAKNIKELRRKSKFVIISPFGLKESHPHDIIITKEAPNYEPPKYL